Proteins found in one Streptomyces sp. NBC_00461 genomic segment:
- the argJ gene encoding bifunctional glutamate N-acetyltransferase/amino-acid acetyltransferase ArgJ: MSVTAAKGFRAAGIAAGIKENGNPDLALVVNDGPRRTAAGVFTSNRVKAAPVLWSEQVLNGGQVSAVVLNSGGANACTGPKGFQDTHATAEKVAEVLGRGAIEVAVCSTGLIGVLLPMDKLLPGVETVAGQLSEHGGEKAAIAIKTTDTVHKTSVVTKDGWTVGGMAKGAGMLAPGLATMLVVLTTDAVLDDDVLDKALRAATRTTFDRVDSDGCMSTNDTVLLLASGAAEVTPEHEEFAEAVRAVCDDLGQQLIRDAEGASKDIKIEVVGAATEDDAVEVGRSIARNNLLKCALHGEDPNWGRVLSAIGTTQAAFEPDQLNVAINGVWVCKNGGVGEDRDKVDMRYREVHIVADLAAGSETATIWTNDLTADYVHENSAYSS, translated from the coding sequence GTGAGCGTCACGGCAGCCAAGGGATTCCGGGCTGCGGGCATCGCCGCCGGAATCAAGGAGAACGGCAACCCGGACCTGGCCCTCGTGGTCAACGACGGTCCGCGCCGCACCGCCGCGGGCGTCTTCACCTCCAACCGTGTGAAGGCCGCACCCGTGCTGTGGTCCGAGCAGGTCCTCAACGGCGGACAGGTGTCCGCCGTCGTCCTCAACTCCGGTGGCGCCAACGCCTGTACGGGTCCGAAGGGCTTCCAGGACACGCACGCCACGGCGGAGAAGGTCGCCGAGGTCCTCGGCCGCGGCGCCATCGAGGTCGCCGTCTGCTCGACCGGCCTCATCGGCGTCCTGCTCCCGATGGACAAGCTGCTCCCGGGAGTCGAGACGGTCGCCGGGCAGCTGTCCGAGCACGGTGGTGAGAAGGCGGCCATCGCCATCAAGACCACCGACACCGTCCACAAGACGTCCGTCGTGACCAAGGACGGCTGGACGGTCGGCGGCATGGCGAAGGGCGCCGGCATGCTCGCGCCCGGCCTCGCCACCATGCTCGTCGTCCTCACCACCGACGCCGTCCTCGACGACGACGTACTGGACAAGGCGCTCCGGGCGGCGACGCGCACCACTTTCGACCGTGTCGACTCCGACGGGTGCATGTCGACCAACGACACCGTGCTGCTGCTCGCCTCCGGAGCCGCCGAAGTCACCCCGGAACACGAGGAGTTCGCCGAGGCCGTGCGTGCCGTCTGCGACGACCTCGGCCAGCAGCTGATCCGCGACGCCGAGGGCGCCAGCAAGGACATCAAGATCGAGGTGGTGGGCGCCGCGACCGAGGACGACGCCGTCGAGGTGGGCCGCTCCATCGCCCGCAACAACCTCCTCAAGTGCGCCCTCCACGGCGAGGACCCCAACTGGGGACGTGTCCTCTCGGCGATCGGCACGACACAGGCCGCCTTCGAGCCGGACCAGTTGAACGTCGCCATCAACGGAGTGTGGGTCTGCAAGAACGGCGGCGTCGGCGAGGACCGCGACAAGGTCGACATGCGCTACCGCGAGGTGCACATCGTCGCCGACCTCGCCGCCGGGTCCGAGACCGCCACCATCTGGACCAACGACCTCACCGCCGACTACGTCCACGAGAACAGCGCCTACTCCTCATGA
- the argB gene encoding acetylglutamate kinase, producing MSNVTRKHTALPKAQILIEALPWLVRHNGKTVVIKFGGNAMIDEDLKAAFAQDVVFLHHAGLKPVVVHGGGPQISAALDQHGIVSEFKAGLRVTTEDAMDVVRMVLAGRVQRELVGLLNQHGPLAVGLTGEDAHTITATKHQPEIDGELVDIGRVGEITEIDTGVIEALLADGRIPVVSSIARSQDDGHVYNVNADTAAAALAAALGAETLMVLTDVEGLYEDWPHSDEVISRLTASQLEKLLPDLSSGMVPKMEGCLHAVRNGVTTARVIDGRVQHSILLEIFTDEGIGTMVVPDEQQGDAV from the coding sequence ATGAGCAACGTGACCCGCAAGCACACCGCGCTGCCCAAGGCCCAGATCCTCATCGAGGCGCTGCCCTGGCTGGTCAGGCACAACGGCAAGACGGTCGTCATCAAGTTCGGCGGCAACGCCATGATCGACGAGGACCTGAAGGCCGCCTTCGCCCAGGACGTCGTCTTCCTGCACCACGCCGGCCTCAAGCCGGTCGTCGTGCACGGCGGCGGCCCGCAGATCAGCGCGGCCCTCGACCAGCACGGCATCGTCAGCGAGTTCAAGGCCGGCCTGCGCGTCACCACCGAGGACGCCATGGACGTCGTACGGATGGTGCTGGCGGGCCGGGTCCAGCGCGAGCTGGTCGGGCTGCTCAACCAACACGGCCCGCTCGCCGTCGGGTTGACGGGCGAGGACGCGCACACCATCACCGCCACCAAGCACCAGCCCGAGATCGACGGCGAGTTGGTCGACATCGGGCGGGTGGGCGAGATCACCGAGATCGACACGGGCGTGATCGAGGCACTGCTCGCCGACGGCCGTATCCCGGTCGTCTCGTCGATCGCCCGTAGCCAGGACGACGGACATGTCTACAACGTCAATGCTGATACGGCGGCTGCGGCACTCGCTGCTGCGCTGGGCGCCGAAACCCTCATGGTCCTCACGGACGTCGAGGGTCTCTATGAGGACTGGCCGCACAGCGACGAGGTGATCAGCCGCCTCACGGCTTCCCAACTGGAGAAGCTGCTGCCGGACCTGAGTTCCGGCATGGTGCCGAAGATGGAGGGCTGCCTGCACGCCGTTCGCAACGGCGTCACCACCGCCCGGGTCATCGACGGCCGGGTCCAGCACTCGATCCTGCTGGAGATCTTCACCGACGAGGGCATCGGCACGATGGTCGTGCCCGACGAGCAACAGGGGGATGCCGTATGA
- a CDS encoding arginine repressor, translated as MSHAQDDAQHAGPAVPQTRTARHRRIVDILNRQPVRSQSQLAKLLADDGLSVTQATLSRDLDELNAVKIRNNDGDLIYAVPSEGGFRTPRVPLGESAKEERMRRLSQELLISAEASANLVVLRTPPGAAQFLASAIDQAELHDILGTIAGDDTLMLISRDPTGGQALAEHMLRLAQNGH; from the coding sequence ATGAGTCACGCGCAGGACGACGCACAGCACGCCGGGCCTGCCGTGCCGCAGACCCGCACCGCACGCCACCGCCGGATCGTGGACATCCTCAACCGGCAACCGGTGCGCTCCCAGAGCCAGTTGGCGAAGCTCCTCGCCGACGACGGGCTGAGCGTCACACAGGCGACGCTCTCCCGGGACCTGGACGAGCTGAACGCGGTGAAGATCCGCAACAACGACGGCGACCTCATCTACGCGGTACCGAGCGAGGGCGGCTTCCGCACCCCGCGCGTGCCGCTGGGCGAGTCGGCCAAGGAGGAGCGGATGCGGCGGCTGTCCCAGGAGCTGCTGATCTCCGCGGAGGCGTCGGCGAACCTGGTGGTCCTGCGGACGCCTCCCGGGGCCGCCCAGTTCCTGGCGTCGGCCATCGACCAGGCCGAGCTGCACGACATCCTCGGCACGATCGCGGGCGACGACACCCTGATGCTGATCAGCCGGGACCCGACGGGCGGACAGGCCCTCGCGGAGCACATGCTGAGGCTGGCGCAGAACGGCCACTGA
- a CDS encoding glycosyltransferase family 2 protein: MLISIVAPCYDEEDVIERFHDQVQKVAEELLPLGHDMEFVYVDDGSRDRTLPALERLAERDARVRYVSFSRNFGKEAALLAGLRHATGDSVVVMDADLQHPPELIKRMVDLRADGYDQVIAKRTRAGDSVTRTVTARLYYRLVNRLVDVELVDGVGDFRLMSRRVVDAILDLSEYNRFSKGLFAWVGFPSTTFEYENAVREAGRSSWTFRGLLNYGLDGLLSFNNRPLRAALHLGMGLLLCAGLYTAWIVGAALVNGVQTPGYVTIITAVTGVAGVQMIMLGVIGEYTGRIYYEVKRRPHFLVKATNVKRTEGRTACDTTKDLIP; this comes from the coding sequence ATGCTCATATCGATCGTCGCACCCTGCTACGACGAGGAAGACGTCATAGAACGCTTCCACGACCAGGTCCAGAAGGTCGCGGAGGAACTGCTGCCGCTGGGCCACGACATGGAGTTCGTGTACGTCGACGACGGCAGCCGCGACCGTACGCTCCCCGCCCTGGAGCGACTGGCCGAGCGCGACGCGCGCGTGCGGTACGTCTCCTTCAGCCGCAACTTCGGCAAGGAGGCGGCACTGCTGGCCGGTCTGCGCCATGCCACGGGAGACTCCGTGGTCGTCATGGACGCGGACCTGCAGCACCCGCCGGAGCTGATCAAGCGCATGGTGGACCTGCGCGCGGACGGCTACGACCAGGTCATCGCCAAGCGCACCAGGGCCGGCGACAGCGTGACCCGCACCGTCACCGCCCGCCTCTACTACCGGCTCGTCAACCGCCTCGTCGACGTGGAACTCGTCGACGGCGTGGGGGACTTCAGGCTGATGTCGCGCCGCGTGGTGGACGCGATCCTGGACCTCTCCGAGTACAACCGCTTCTCCAAGGGCCTGTTCGCGTGGGTGGGCTTCCCGAGCACCACCTTCGAGTACGAGAACGCCGTGCGCGAGGCCGGCCGCAGCTCCTGGACCTTCCGCGGCCTGCTCAACTACGGGCTCGACGGGCTGCTCTCCTTCAACAACAGGCCGCTGCGCGCCGCCCTCCACCTCGGCATGGGCCTGCTGCTGTGCGCCGGGCTGTACACGGCGTGGATCGTGGGCGCCGCGCTGGTCAACGGCGTACAGACACCCGGCTATGTCACGATCATCACGGCCGTCACCGGCGTCGCCGGAGTGCAGATGATCATGCTCGGGGTCATCGGCGAGTACACCGGCCGTATCTACTACGAGGTGAAGCGGCGCCCGCACTTCCTGGTGAAGGCGACCAACGTGAAACGGACGGAGGGCCGGACCGCGTGCGACACGACGAAGGATCTCATCCCCTGA
- a CDS encoding GtrA family protein, translated as MLTFAVIGVVNTGTYYAAYLLLLPRFPYLVAHILATVISMTGSFFLNARFTYRTRPTLRKFLLFPLTNAANFVVTTAGAYVLVDLLHLSSRYAPLLASLGAIPVTFVVSRWIMLPKAETAGIA; from the coding sequence ATGCTGACCTTCGCCGTCATCGGCGTCGTCAACACCGGCACGTATTACGCTGCTTACCTGCTGCTCCTCCCTCGTTTCCCGTACCTTGTCGCCCATATTCTCGCGACCGTGATCAGCATGACCGGATCGTTTTTCCTCAATGCTCGATTCACGTATCGGACGCGCCCGACCCTGCGTAAATTCCTGCTGTTTCCCCTGACGAACGCGGCGAATTTCGTGGTCACGACCGCGGGTGCCTATGTGCTGGTCGACCTCCTGCACCTCAGCAGCCGGTACGCCCCCCTGCTCGCGTCCCTGGGAGCGATCCCGGTGACGTTCGTGGTGTCCCGCTGGATCATGCTTCCCAAGGCGGAGACCGCTGGGATTGCATAA
- a CDS encoding MerR family transcriptional regulator, with amino-acid sequence MTSGHPLPQDREPTLTIAEVVERTGLSHDTLRYYEKAGLIERVGRTTGNQRRYDPADLAWLEFVLRLRETGMSIADMQRYAQLRAKGDVSVADRLAMLHEHRAELADRIRALRRNARALDDKIDHYERLLGTMDEQPETED; translated from the coding sequence ATGACCAGCGGACACCCCCTCCCGCAGGACCGGGAGCCGACCCTGACCATCGCCGAGGTGGTAGAGCGCACCGGCCTCTCGCACGACACGCTGCGCTACTACGAGAAGGCCGGCCTGATCGAGCGGGTCGGCCGGACCACCGGCAACCAGCGCCGCTACGACCCGGCCGACCTGGCCTGGCTGGAGTTCGTGCTGCGGCTGCGCGAGACCGGCATGTCGATCGCCGACATGCAGCGGTATGCGCAGCTGCGGGCGAAGGGGGATGTCTCGGTCGCCGACCGGCTGGCGATGCTCCATGAGCACCGCGCCGAACTGGCGGACCGCATCAGGGCGTTGCGCCGCAACGCCCGTGCGCTGGACGACAAGATCGACCACTACGAACGGCTTCTCGGCACGATGGACGAGCAGCCGGAAACGGAAGACTGA
- a CDS encoding carboxymuconolactone decarboxylase family protein has protein sequence MSESTTRAERFAHGLEVLKRIDGEAGERVIESLADINPEIGHQVVAWAFGEIYDRPALAPRDRQLVTLGMLTALGGCEAQLDVHVNAALNVGLTPEQIVEALTHSAVYCGMPKALNATFAAKKVFAERGLLPLGQQPADTASATTSA, from the coding sequence ATGAGCGAGAGCACCACCCGCGCGGAGCGTTTCGCCCACGGCCTGGAGGTCCTGAAGAGGATCGACGGCGAGGCCGGGGAGCGGGTCATCGAGTCGCTCGCCGACATCAACCCCGAGATCGGCCACCAGGTCGTCGCGTGGGCCTTCGGCGAGATCTACGACCGCCCCGCACTCGCCCCGCGCGACCGGCAACTGGTGACGCTGGGCATGCTCACGGCGCTCGGCGGCTGCGAGGCCCAGCTCGACGTGCACGTCAACGCGGCCCTGAACGTGGGCCTCACTCCCGAGCAGATCGTCGAGGCGCTGACGCACTCCGCGGTGTACTGCGGCATGCCCAAGGCCCTGAACGCGACCTTCGCCGCGAAGAAGGTGTTCGCCGAGCGCGGGCTGCTGCCGCTCGGACAGCAGCCCGCGGACACGGCGTCGGCGACTACCTCTGCCTGA
- the argC gene encoding N-acetyl-gamma-glutamyl-phosphate reductase has product MAVRAAVAGASGYAGGELLRLLLAHPEIEIGALTGNSNAGQRLGALQPHLLPLADRVLAETTAEVLAGHDVVFLALPHGQSAAVAEQLGPDVLVVDMGADFRLKEAGDWERFYSSPHAGTWPYGLPELPGARARLAGSKRVAVPGCYPTAVSLALFPAYAAGLAENEAVIVAASGTSGAGKTPKAHLLGSEVMGSMTPYGVGGGHRHTPEMIQNLSAAAGETVSVSFTPTLAPMPRGILATCSAKARPGVTAESVRAAYEKALADEPFVHLLPEGQWPATASVHGSNAVHIQVAFDEAAGRIIAISAIDNLTKGTAGGAVQSMNLALGLDESTGLSTIGVAP; this is encoded by the coding sequence ATGGCGGTACGTGCGGCAGTGGCCGGAGCGAGCGGGTACGCGGGCGGAGAGCTCCTGCGTCTGCTCCTGGCGCACCCCGAGATCGAGATCGGGGCCCTGACCGGCAACTCCAACGCGGGCCAGCGGCTCGGCGCGCTCCAGCCGCACCTGCTGCCCCTGGCCGACCGGGTGCTGGCGGAAACCACCGCCGAGGTCCTCGCGGGCCACGACGTCGTCTTCCTCGCCCTGCCCCACGGTCAGTCCGCGGCCGTCGCCGAGCAGCTCGGCCCCGACGTCCTCGTGGTCGACATGGGCGCCGACTTCCGGCTCAAGGAGGCCGGCGACTGGGAGAGGTTCTACAGCTCCCCGCACGCCGGGACCTGGCCGTACGGCCTCCCCGAACTCCCGGGTGCCCGCGCCCGGCTTGCGGGGTCCAAGCGCGTCGCGGTACCCGGTTGCTACCCGACGGCCGTCTCTCTGGCCCTCTTCCCGGCCTACGCGGCGGGACTGGCCGAGAACGAGGCCGTGATCGTCGCCGCCTCCGGCACCTCCGGCGCCGGCAAGACGCCCAAGGCCCACCTGCTCGGCAGCGAGGTCATGGGTTCCATGACGCCGTACGGCGTGGGCGGTGGCCACCGGCACACGCCCGAGATGATCCAGAACCTCAGCGCGGCGGCCGGTGAGACCGTGAGCGTCTCCTTCACGCCGACCCTCGCGCCGATGCCCCGCGGCATCCTCGCCACCTGCAGCGCGAAGGCCAGGCCCGGTGTCACGGCCGAGTCCGTCCGCGCCGCCTACGAGAAGGCCCTCGCCGACGAGCCCTTCGTACACCTGCTGCCCGAGGGCCAGTGGCCCGCCACGGCGTCCGTCCACGGTTCCAACGCCGTTCACATACAGGTCGCGTTCGACGAGGCCGCGGGCCGCATCATCGCGATCAGCGCCATCGACAACCTGACCAAGGGCACCGCGGGCGGTGCCGTCCAGAGCATGAACCTCGCCCTCGGACTCGACGAGTCCACGGGGCTTTCCACGATCGGAGTCGCACCGTGA
- a CDS encoding YfhO family protein, with product MDRSTLSKAVSGGHFSPKKAAALLAATLTVAVFCAADTIARSYPFGPRTRSVNDLGNQYVPFHAHLWDLLHGRADGGLFVNWQSGFGSSFLPDLGTYLSSPFALLVVVFPRDEIDLAVYVITVLKTASAGAAMAWLLLSLRPGRWWGAGLLGASYAMCGWSVAVASYNPMWLDGLVALPLLCLVGEWAMQRRRPLLGVLIVALAWIANFYTAYMATLAAGLVLLLRLWLSGVAGRRRLETVGRAAVTVALGVGLAAPLVIVVYFGTKHAHPGRVVQFKAVSTQDLLARLLPTSYSFNSPAVYVGTAALLLALSLPFHRAVPRQVRAGWTLLVAAVALSLQWGPTHLVWHAFATPQGSAYRQAFVLCALLVIAAWQALSYGPPDRRALGVAGALLVLISAVASRSTLVRPVGWGVLLLAVIGSVGGLALLRHTDADGSAGPASTGRRRTVLAGLALALLFGGQFGETAATSAVATRLRLGQMDDYAPWGARQQAQAEEIAQADGWPRYRTDPGREQTVGNDPMLVGGQGAQYYSSLTADVLSRTLTAVGGGYTSRGRSVQSLDNDVTDAVLSVGARVHSPPDPHQNWFPQDGTGPTVSREDVPPLVTVRPSGVSSAAFGPSPFRNQELLLGTRVYTVPRTTVLTSHGRPPQTGDPAELGLVIGVPTPDSTQKPTISAQCPAGDEVYLWAPHFSGTARMTSGPTGRFRSDIGTKIAPMQRLGTVPASGRVRIELDPNRTSRVPGGAVGCLDTTRLHDAVERLRSTGATRVTVSGSTIRAELPAGSRGTAVVAAPRIAGWRCAAGDADAVPAGEFHGLIAVPVDSSATSVSCTFHPPGLRLGAAVGAASLLALILLGAFTAVRRRRAAPPSAPPTTTTSPREPVTRAL from the coding sequence ATGGATCGCTCGACCCTGTCCAAAGCCGTTTCGGGCGGCCATTTCTCGCCGAAGAAGGCGGCGGCCCTGCTCGCCGCGACGCTCACGGTCGCCGTGTTCTGTGCCGCGGACACCATCGCCCGCAGCTACCCCTTCGGTCCCCGCACCCGCAGCGTCAACGACCTCGGCAATCAGTACGTGCCCTTCCACGCCCACCTGTGGGATCTGCTGCACGGCAGGGCCGACGGCGGCCTGTTCGTCAACTGGCAGTCCGGCTTCGGCTCCAGCTTCCTGCCCGACCTCGGCACCTATCTCAGCAGCCCGTTCGCCCTGCTCGTCGTGGTGTTCCCGCGGGACGAGATCGACCTCGCGGTGTATGTGATCACCGTGCTGAAGACGGCGTCCGCCGGCGCGGCCATGGCCTGGCTGCTGCTGAGCCTGCGCCCCGGCCGCTGGTGGGGGGCCGGGCTGCTGGGAGCGTCGTACGCGATGTGCGGCTGGAGCGTCGCGGTCGCCTCGTACAACCCGATGTGGCTCGACGGCCTGGTCGCCCTGCCGCTGCTGTGCCTGGTCGGCGAGTGGGCGATGCAGCGCCGGCGCCCGCTGCTCGGCGTGCTGATCGTGGCCCTTGCCTGGATCGCCAACTTCTACACCGCGTACATGGCCACCCTCGCTGCCGGGCTCGTGCTGCTGCTCCGGCTGTGGCTCTCCGGTGTTGCGGGCCGGCGGCGGCTGGAGACGGTGGGCCGTGCCGCAGTCACCGTCGCGCTGGGCGTGGGCCTGGCCGCCCCGCTGGTGATCGTCGTGTACTTCGGCACCAAGCACGCCCATCCCGGCAGGGTCGTCCAGTTCAAGGCGGTGTCGACGCAGGACCTGCTGGCGCGGCTGCTGCCGACGTCGTACAGCTTCAACAGTCCGGCCGTCTACGTCGGCACCGCCGCGCTGCTGCTCGCTCTCTCCCTGCCCTTCCACCGGGCCGTTCCGCGGCAGGTGCGCGCCGGATGGACGCTGCTGGTCGCCGCGGTCGCCCTGTCACTGCAGTGGGGGCCGACGCACCTGGTCTGGCACGCCTTCGCCACACCACAAGGCAGTGCCTACCGTCAGGCCTTCGTGCTGTGCGCACTTCTGGTGATCGCCGCATGGCAGGCGCTCTCGTACGGTCCGCCCGACCGGCGTGCCCTCGGCGTGGCCGGCGCGTTGCTCGTGCTGATCAGCGCCGTCGCGAGCCGGAGCACGCTCGTGCGCCCCGTCGGCTGGGGAGTGCTGCTGCTCGCCGTCATCGGCTCGGTCGGCGGACTGGCGCTGCTGCGGCACACGGACGCGGACGGGTCGGCGGGTCCCGCGTCGACCGGCCGGCGCCGTACCGTCCTGGCCGGGCTCGCCCTGGCACTGCTGTTCGGCGGGCAGTTCGGCGAGACGGCCGCCACCTCCGCCGTCGCCACCCGGCTCCGCCTCGGCCAGATGGACGACTACGCGCCCTGGGGGGCCCGGCAGCAGGCACAGGCTGAGGAGATCGCGCAGGCCGACGGCTGGCCCCGGTACCGCACCGACCCGGGCCGAGAGCAGACCGTGGGCAACGACCCGATGCTGGTCGGCGGCCAGGGGGCCCAGTACTACAGCAGCCTCACCGCCGACGTCCTCAGCCGTACGCTCACCGCAGTCGGCGGCGGCTACACCTCACGGGGCCGCAGCGTGCAGAGCCTCGACAACGACGTCACGGACGCGGTCCTCTCCGTCGGCGCCCGCGTGCACTCGCCGCCGGACCCGCACCAGAACTGGTTCCCGCAGGACGGCACGGGGCCGACCGTGTCCCGCGAGGACGTACCGCCGCTGGTCACCGTGCGACCGTCCGGCGTCTCCTCGGCCGCCTTCGGTCCCTCGCCGTTCCGCAACCAGGAACTCCTGCTCGGCACGCGCGTGTACACCGTGCCCCGCACGACAGTGCTGACCTCACACGGCAGGCCGCCGCAGACCGGCGACCCCGCCGAGCTCGGGCTGGTCATCGGCGTGCCCACGCCTGACAGCACGCAAAAGCCCACGATCTCCGCCCAGTGCCCGGCCGGCGACGAGGTCTACCTGTGGGCGCCGCATTTCTCGGGCACGGCCCGCATGACGAGCGGTCCGACCGGGCGGTTCAGGTCCGACATCGGCACCAAGATCGCGCCCATGCAGCGGCTGGGCACGGTCCCGGCCTCCGGACGCGTCCGCATCGAACTCGACCCCAACCGCACGAGCCGCGTCCCCGGCGGCGCGGTCGGCTGCCTGGACACCACCCGGCTGCACGACGCCGTCGAGCGGCTCAGGTCCACCGGCGCCACCCGCGTCACCGTCTCCGGCAGCACGATCCGGGCCGAACTCCCGGCGGGCAGCAGGGGAACCGCGGTCGTGGCGGCGCCGCGCATCGCGGGCTGGCGCTGCGCCGCGGGCGACGCAGACGCCGTACCGGCGGGGGAGTTCCACGGTCTGATCGCCGTGCCCGTCGACTCCTCCGCGACCAGCGTCTCGTGCACCTTCCACCCGCCCGGCCTGCGCCTGGGCGCCGCGGTCGGGGCCGCATCACTGCTGGCGCTGATCCTGCTCGGCGCCTTCACCGCCGTACGCCGACGGCGTGCCGCACCGCCGTCGGCTCCACCGACCACGACCACCAGCCCGCGCGAGCCCGTGACCAGGGCTCTCTGA
- a CDS encoding FAD:protein FMN transferase, with protein sequence MGTVFSFDVRGGDPGAVRASLEKAIAGLHRVNEVFSTYRDDSQVSRLARGDLTVEECDPEVAEVLELGAEAERVSDGWFSLHYEGRLDPTGIVKGWAAERAARQLAATPGVSGVSMNGGGDVQLLGTPEPHRPWRVGVADPLRPGGLAAVVSAAGADELAVATSGTAERGTHIVDPRTGRSAVTDLVAVTVVAPELTWADCWATAAFAMGSAQGLRWLESLPDVEALLITAGDEVRCTGGLAARLG encoded by the coding sequence ATGGGGACCGTCTTCTCCTTCGACGTCCGCGGCGGGGACCCCGGTGCGGTGCGGGCGTCGCTGGAGAAGGCGATCGCCGGGCTGCACCGGGTGAACGAGGTGTTCAGCACCTACCGCGACGACAGCCAGGTCTCCCGGCTTGCGCGGGGCGACCTGACCGTCGAGGAGTGCGATCCCGAGGTCGCCGAGGTGCTCGAACTGGGCGCCGAGGCGGAGCGGGTGAGCGACGGCTGGTTCAGCCTGCACTACGAAGGGCGGCTGGACCCGACCGGGATCGTCAAGGGCTGGGCCGCCGAGCGGGCGGCACGGCAGCTCGCGGCGACCCCCGGGGTGAGCGGCGTGAGCATGAACGGCGGCGGGGACGTCCAGCTGCTCGGGACACCCGAGCCGCACCGACCCTGGCGGGTCGGAGTGGCCGACCCGCTGCGCCCGGGGGGCCTCGCGGCGGTCGTCTCCGCGGCGGGCGCGGACGAGCTGGCGGTGGCCACGTCCGGCACCGCCGAGCGCGGCACCCATATCGTCGACCCGCGCACCGGCCGGTCCGCGGTGACCGACCTGGTGGCGGTGACGGTGGTGGCACCCGAGCTGACCTGGGCGGACTGCTGGGCCACGGCGGCCTTCGCGATGGGGTCGGCGCAGGGGCTGCGCTGGCTGGAGTCCCTGCCGGACGTGGAGGCGCTGCTGATCACGGCGGGCGACGAGGTGAGGTGTACGGGGGGCCTGGCCGCTCGACTCGGCTGA
- a CDS encoding acetylornithine transaminase, protein MTAHQEYAQRWQGALMNNYGTPLLPLVRGAGTKVWDADGKEYLDFVGGIAVNALGHAHPAIVEAVSRQIGSLGHISNFFMADPTVTLAERLLQLFGRDGRVFFCNSGAEANEAAFKIGRLTGRTHVVATEGAFHGRTMGALAMTGQQGKREPFLPLPGEVTHVPFGDAQALAAAVTDRTALVILEPIQGELGVVTPPPGYLKAARAITAATGALLVLDEVQTGIGRTGNWFEYQAHEGVLPDVVTLAKGLGGGLPLGATVAFGRAAELLQPGHHGTTFGGNPVACAAGLAVLDTIENEGLLENVKRQSERLRDGIESLGHPSIAHVRGAGLLLGIVLTEPLAPKARQTAQEAGFLVNAPAPDVVRLMPPLNLGDDEVDAFLRALPGVLDLAHGDGSGE, encoded by the coding sequence ATGACCGCCCATCAGGAGTACGCCCAGCGGTGGCAGGGCGCGCTGATGAACAACTACGGCACCCCGCTGCTTCCCCTCGTGCGCGGCGCGGGCACCAAGGTGTGGGACGCCGACGGCAAGGAGTACCTCGACTTCGTCGGCGGTATCGCGGTCAACGCGCTCGGCCACGCCCACCCGGCGATCGTCGAGGCCGTCAGCCGGCAGATCGGCTCCCTGGGCCACATCTCCAACTTCTTCATGGCCGACCCGACCGTGACGCTCGCCGAGCGGCTGCTCCAGCTCTTCGGCCGGGACGGCAGGGTCTTCTTCTGCAACTCGGGCGCCGAGGCCAACGAGGCCGCCTTCAAGATCGGCCGGCTGACCGGGCGGACCCACGTCGTCGCCACCGAGGGCGCCTTCCACGGGCGCACCATGGGCGCCCTCGCGATGACCGGCCAGCAGGGCAAGCGGGAGCCGTTCCTGCCGCTGCCCGGCGAGGTCACGCACGTGCCGTTCGGCGACGCGCAGGCCCTCGCGGCCGCGGTCACCGACCGGACCGCGCTCGTCATCCTGGAGCCGATCCAGGGCGAGCTCGGCGTCGTCACCCCGCCGCCCGGCTACCTCAAGGCCGCCCGCGCGATCACGGCCGCCACCGGTGCGCTGCTGGTCCTGGACGAGGTGCAGACCGGAATCGGCCGTACCGGGAACTGGTTCGAGTACCAGGCCCACGAGGGCGTGCTGCCCGACGTCGTCACCCTCGCCAAGGGCCTCGGCGGCGGACTGCCGCTCGGCGCCACGGTCGCCTTCGGCCGGGCCGCCGAACTGCTGCAGCCCGGGCACCACGGCACCACCTTCGGCGGCAACCCGGTGGCCTGCGCCGCCGGCCTCGCCGTCCTCGACACCATCGAGAACGAGGGGTTGCTGGAGAACGTCAAGCGGCAGAGCGAGAGGTTGCGGGACGGAATCGAGTCACTCGGCCATCCGTCGATCGCTCATGTCCGGGGCGCGGGCCTCCTCCTGGGTATCGTGCTCACCGAGCCGCTCGCGCCCAAGGCGCGCCAGACGGCTCAGGAGGCCGGATTCCTGGTGAACGCGCCCGCGCCCGACGTCGTACGGCTGATGCCGCCGCTGAATCTCGGCGACGACGAGGTGGACGCGTTCCTCCGGGCACTTCCCGGCGTCCTGGACCTTGCACACGGGGACGGATCCGGAGAATGA